A DNA window from Phyllostomus discolor isolate MPI-MPIP mPhyDis1 chromosome X, mPhyDis1.pri.v3, whole genome shotgun sequence contains the following coding sequences:
- the CLDN2 gene encoding claudin-2 encodes MASLGIQLIGYILGLLGLLGTLVAMLLPSWRTSSYVGASIVTAVGFSKGLWMECATHSTGITQCDIYSTLLGLPPDIQAAQAMMVTSSAISSLACIISVVGMRCTVFCQNSRAKNRVAIVGGVFFILGGLLSFIPVAWNLHGILREFYSPLVPDSMKFEIGEALYLGIISSLFSLVAGVILCFSCSPQRNHSNYFEAYQAQPLTTTRSSPRPGQPPKVKNEFNSYSLTGYV; translated from the coding sequence ATGGCCTCTCTTGGCATCCAACTTATAGGCTATATCCTGGGCCTTCTGGGGCTGTTGGGCACTTTGGTGGCCATGCTGCTTCCCAGCTGGCGAACAAGTTCTTATGTTGGTGCCAGCATTGTGACAGCAGTTGGCTTCTCCAAAGGACTCTGGATGGAGTGTGCCACACACAGCACAGGCATCACCCAGTGTGACATCTACAGCACCCTCCTAGGTCTGCCCCCTGACATCCAGGCTGCGCAGGCCATGATGGTGACATCCAGTGCAATCTCCTCATTGGCTTGCATTATCTCTGTGGTGGGCATGAGATGCACAGTCTTCTGCCAGAATTCCAGAGCCAAGAACAGAGTGGCGATAGTGGGTGGAGTCTTCTTCATCCTTGGAGGTCTCCTGAGTTTCATTCCTGTTGCCTGGAATCTTCATGGGATCCTACGGGAATTCTACTCTCCACTGGTGCCGGACAGTATGAAATTTGAAATTGGAGAGGCTCTTTACCTGGGCATTATTTCCTCCCTATTCTCCCTGGTAGCTGGAGTCATCCTCTGCTTTTCTTGCTCACCCCAGAGAAATCACTCCAACTACTTTGAGGCCTATCAGGCTCAGCCCCTCACTACTACTAGGAGCTCTCCAAGACCTGGTCAACCACCCAAAGTCAAGAATGAGTTTAACTCCTACAGCCTAACAGGGTATGTTTGA